The Molothrus ater isolate BHLD 08-10-18 breed brown headed cowbird chromosome 2, BPBGC_Mater_1.1, whole genome shotgun sequence DNA segment AAGGACATGTGAGTGAGGGGATGGGGAGATGGGGCCATCCCCATGCTTTTGGGGCTTGCAGGTTTCTGTAGCTCCTCCTCTTCATGACCcacttctcttccttcctctcacctTTCATCACCACCAGCTCTATCTTGCTCTGTGCATATCTTCTTTCGTACTCCAGCTGGCACTGGTACTGGCCAGAGTGATTGAAATGGACTTTGGGGAGCTTCACTTGTATGGTACTTTCAGGTATGCTTTCAGGTATCTCAAACAACaagttgttgctttttttaGTCTCATGCAGCTGtccttctgctgtgatgctgaaaTCAAGCAGCTCATGAGATTCTACACCTTCCTGTTGTTTCCAATTCAGCTGTCCTGTGAaaccttttttccattttatcttCTGGGAATTCAGGTCCCAGGACAAGATGACAGGACTATCAACAATTGCATACTTTCTTTCCAAATCTGGATTCTGAAAACCTGAATTTAGAAGAGACAAGGAAtacagaggcaggaaaagccaTGGTTACGCTTCCCCATGTCTGCCCTTGATCCAGAGTGAGGCACGCTGCACTCAGTTTAAAAAGGACTTGGAGAAAAGCCATTACATCCTCCAGGAAGGTTAAACAGAGAAAGAATAAGACAGCAGAAAGATCCAAAGCTCCCAAGCACAGCAGAACTAAGAAGAACAGACCCCGAGGAAAGGAGAATCTTCTCCTCACCAAGCCTGGAGAGAAAAATGAGTGCAAGAGTGAAACAGAGCTCAGGAAGCAGAACAAGCCCCAAGCTCATTGCTGGAAGCCCTGGGAAGTCAACCCTAGAGCACCAGTGCTTGGAATGTGGAGATTAAAAGTTAAAACTCATGAGCTGAAGGGAGCAGTGGTTCCCAAGCCTGTATGTGAGTTCCATTTCTGTTGTCACATACCTAACACCTTCACTGCAAAGGAGATGTTCTGATTAATCAATGGAGAGTCTGAATGGATCTGACACACCCAGGTCCCGCTGTCCACagttttcagtttctttaaatTCACTATGTATTTTTGACGGCTCCTGTTTTGTATTTCTGGTGTCACTCTGTTATTGTTACTGTCAAACAATGTGATGCTGAGATCGGGTAGAGGACTGGATGAATTTTGAGTTAAAATCAGCTCAGGGActtcattttgcagaaaatgcCCATCCAAAGAGATTGTcactataaaaagaaaatgcacaggCAGTAAGTAAGTTTGTCTTCCTGGAAGAGAGACACAAGTGTTACAGCAAAGAGAACATGGAGACACTGTGCTctggagatggaggagaaaTGAACCGTGATAGCCCGGGACAGAAGAAATGCAGCTGGATAAAGAATCCCAGCAGAGAGGTCTCCCCAAGCTCTATGGTCCCCTCCCCTCCTGATGACCAAAAGCCCTACACTCACTCACAGTTAACGATGTGCAGCGAGGTGTGGACTTTGTGAGTGCCGTATTCACAGGTGTAGATGCCGGCGTCAGAGAGCTTCAAATCCCTCACGCTCAGTTTGTATTGAGTCTTGATGTCAGACCGGCCAATAATGAAAGATGGTTCTTTTGAAAAAATAGGCTTGGTTAGGAGGGAAGAGGTTTCTCAGCTGTGTGAGGGGAGAAGGGATAATGAATCGGAAGCCTTACTTCTCCAATATCTCTGATTATTTTCCATACGCCATAGAAGAGTATCAGAGTACTTCCATCTCACAACTGAGTCCCGAGGTAATTGTGATTCAGGAAGTATGCCTGTGCAGTTCAGGGTCACCTCCCCTCCTGCAAGCCCAGTCTGGAATTCATTTTTGTGAGCCATACTGGAGGTCAGGCCTGAAAGTCAATACCCACCCAAAAAAAGGCATAAGTTCACTTTCTGAAGGGTGGCTCAGTaaacccttcccagccctccaaAAATATGTTgatatttttcctccctttcccagaCACTGAAATTATCCTcaatttctgaatttgtcacTCCTTTATATCATCAATCAAGCAATCAATCAACTGAGTTCTTTTATTATTGGTCATTCTCTGGTTATTCTCTTTCACatacattcagaaaaaaaggaaaataccaaTAGTTATGGTGGACTGACCACCAttcataattttgaaatgtcaACAATTTTACTGAGACAACCTTTTTCCACTGGATAAGACTTAGTTATTCTACTGGTAGCAACTGAAGGACAGCATATGTCAGCCCTCCTTCACACACTTGATGCAGCACTGACAAATTTGCTCACACCTTCTTCCAGTTTTTGCATGGATGAAGActgaaaataccaaaaaatgaagaaataaagtaaaaaagaaagaaagaaggctGACCCAATGTCAGGTTCCTGTTCTTGGGAGGAGGGATATGTGATAGTAAAAGAAATAGGTTGTATAAAGTTGAAGAAACATGAGGAGTTGTTTCTTGGGagaataatttcctttccttcactgtAAAGAAGGTTTCTGCAGGAGACCTTAAGAAAGAGATGCAGTTGCTAGAGATAAGACTGGGAATAACAGGATTGTGATCTCCTGCCTCGCTGCTGGTAAGCTCTTAGAGATGCAAATCCCTGAGGTGACCTGAGTACTGAAGAGCTATAGAAGTGTAAAATTAAAAGTTTACATGAGTTTAATGTAGGGTTTGCCAGAAGTTACATCCCTCTAAGAGGTCACCTGCAACAGTACCCATACAGGTTTTTGGTAATTGCACATTGGACTACAAAAGTTAATGATTTTGTCTTTAATTGTGAAATTAGAAATGTTATTAATAAGAGTTGgtatcttttgcttttcatttggTTCTAGGATGCACAAAAGATTTCCAATCTTTCCTCTGTGACCAGAGGAATCAAAGCTGAGTATCTGAGAATTGCAGGCTTGGCCTTATTCACtgtctttcctttcctggaaaATGAGCACTAAAAAATCCACCAAAGCTTATAACATTACCAGTCAAGCTAAGCAAGCCAGTAGCATTCCATTTGCAAGGGCAAATCTGTGATGAGATTCTGAAGATCACATCACAGATGTGGTTACGCATCACAGATATGTTTTTGCCCAGACAGCTGGAGGCAATGTGGAGGGCATATTTTCCACTCTGTGTGGTGTGTATCCTGGTTCTCACAGGACCCCCACTCCTGCATCTCTGTGGGGCAGCTCCCCAAACCCTGGTTTTGGCTGGCAGGCTCAGCAGGTGGGCTGGGAACAACCTGAGTCCCAAAGCTAAACCATGTGAGGAAACTTCTACAACACATCAGAAAGAGCCTAGAAATACACCGAGGGTTGTGAGGCTTGTGAAAAGGCTGTGAGAACCATGAGGGTTTGCTGGGCCCAGGACTCACCCAGATGCAGAAGCAGGAGGGCAGCACACGTGCAGCTCAGGGTTGTGCCACTCGACTCCATCGCTGGGAATGCTCCACccctcccaggagagcagggctggaaatgctgccaCCGCCAAGGGATCTTATCCTGGAAGACCCAAATGCTCTGTTAATAATGTTTGATTATTCAGACCTTGATGGATGGGACTTGTTTCCCATTCAGCTCCCACCATCcttcagcacaggaaaatgGAAGCTTATTGGGAAAGTCACCAGAGCCTTTTGTTTCAGCAAAGAATCCATCTGCAGCATGCCCCTGGAGTTTGGtaataaacatttcattttactCATCCCTAGGTTTCTGGCATTCATCAGGCAGCAGCTGTTTATACTGCCAAGAGTTCTGTGCTTTTTTACTTCTCTATGGTGGGTTATCATCACTCTTGCAGAGATTAAAGCTAAACACATACAGGGCTGCATTAGCAAGAGCACAGCCAGCTATGCTGGAAGTAGAATGAAGtaattatttctctc contains these protein-coding regions:
- the CD4 gene encoding T-cell surface glycoprotein CD4 is translated as MESSGTTLSCTCAALLLLHLGLTSSMAHKNEFQTGLAGGEVTLNCTGILPESQLPRDSVVRWKYSDTLLWRMENNQRYWRKPSFIIGRSDIKTQYKLSVRDLKLSDAGIYTCEYGTHKVHTSLHIVNLTISLDGHFLQNEVPELILTQNSSSPLPDLSITLFDSNNNRVTPEIQNRSRQKYIVNLKKLKTVDSGTWVCQIHSDSPLINQNISFAVKVLGFQNPDLERKYAIVDSPVILSWDLNSQKIKWKKGFTGQLNWKQQEGVESHELLDFSITAEGQLHETKKSNNLLFEIPESIPESTIQVKLPKVHFNHSGQYQCQLEYERRYAQSKIELVVMKVSANPAGPLSRGASVTLTCQVSGPLAPNAYLSWEPVNGAKMDIKNSKQREVKLEVNISTAGLWSCHLIEDGDKKISFHYHVEGASVWINNVIIGASIGGSLLAFALGCLCIISGVSWQRRRQRAKRMAQARQHLLENKTCQCQHRLRK